The following is a genomic window from Solanum lycopersicum chromosome 6, SLM_r2.1.
gatatgatgttgttccatCCAATCAATCTTAAGTCCGTCATTTCTTTAATTGAAGGATACAATTACGGCTTTTGACTTCAACATGCATAACTTTACCACTAGGTCAaggttttcaaataaaatactcACTTAACATCATTGAAGGTCACATATCATTcgtacattcaagactaagaacTTAAGCATCCttagtcaagacatcacatattcagaCTCGTACAAGCATCAAGTAAGGAACAAAAGTCAATCAAGACAAGataccacatacttcaccttaacacactagtcattctataagcacataggaataaccattatcatctttaagtcatcctgCACAATACCATATCATCACCAATGTAACTATTATAAACTCATATAGCCAATTAGGAACAACCATATAttaaccctaagactatacacataagcacatagtcatagtttaCATGATatcctaacatacatagaaagaatacatactttcacattactttccaaataaataaatatactcatacttcacataaataaactaagaaaatcatcataaaacttcaagtagtgccgacaaggacatgatcatcaaattgcataaaataatgccgacaaggccacatcaactcacatagcaccgccaccataagtggaccacaccaatcacaatagaatttaagtttaattaatataaaataaaaggaattagggCATCATACCCCACTCCATCTTACCACTTCGATTCCAAAGCTAATTCATCCAATTCGATACCATAatgcccttacccatggccatgaacaacaattcaacataattatacCAATAATCAATAAAACTATGTCAATTCATTACACActcatcaatctaatacaacctatatatcaattgaatataattattgcatcattagatagcccatagaaaactacattagGAATCATAaaccttaagtcaatatcaattcaataagcttagCATGAAATAGATCTAAAAGTATTCATTACTCAATTAATCGAATTAATACAGAATATAAACCAATTAaccataatctatacatgaatcaaaagcccataacaatctacacatgaattcatgaatatcaaagcataatcaattcaccaatattttagtgaaatttagagaTTTGAAAAGATCAAGGGATCATGGATAATTTCATTGTAAAACATCCAttatacatcaatttcatcatatataaatGTTTGGAAACCATTtgtgcaagaacccaagacttagagtagaaattggactttttcatctttttgaaatctttgaaaatcatcttcgaaattggctctaaggtgatagaaagCCTTAGATGAAAAACTCTCATACCTTATTTGAATAATCCAAATCTAATTGAATActaaactccattgaagatcgatcttcaagctccatcttcactttgaaatcacatggaggtttttggattAACTTTGGAGGGAATGTGTTTTTATTAGGTGTTAGGGttataatgagagtttaatcacttatatactcttaaaatacccataaacactCAAAAAACCCATCCtccaatttaataaaacttggggtgaatttacaactttACCCCTCAACTTAATAGAAAGTAGGCAGAAAACAGACTGCCCCATCGACGAATGCATTTATGGTCCGTGGTGTCACCCACGTCCCATCGATTGGGATCTTGTGGATTGATTCAGAGACTCCTCAACCTGTAGGAAACTTGGCTACATCGACGAGACCCATCAACGGGTCGTTGCCTGGTCGACCGACCGTCATTTGGCCACTGCATGGTTGTGTTGAACTCCAATGTTGGGGTCCTCTTTTAGGGCCCCTTGCGGGTCATTcatggagtcgtacccagacatTTCCACCCAAATATGTTCATATACGAGTTAATGACCTACCACATAagtttcatccaaaatgaacacgtaaaactcaatgaaacatACATAGACACATAAGGTCGTCTCAAGGCAAGctttcgaacatcatggacgttcttggacgtttgaccttcaaacttaATGAAACTctacacactgcctatatacactataataacCCCTTTAAAGACCTTAGAACCTCATGATCACAcgtaaacacataaaaccaaatatgaggcacataggtgactgaGTCGTCGAACTtcttggttgtcccttgacgtttgactccCAAAgaacctaaactcttagacactacCTCAACCccacattataaaaaaatttaggaccttataccatcatgaCGAACATATTAGGGTCTagattcacctaagtcattttcaggGTCTTACATCtacccctaagtccatcattcacaaaagaaggataccattacaactttcaacttcaagggtATCATATTCTTCTATCTAGGTTGAAGGTTCAACATAAATGACcctcttaattatatttaaggtcatatttcaatcatacatatacatacatgacaaaggtgttttagcctactaagtcaaggattcatattcatatgcttcatgtatcaagtaagggacatcggtctaccaaaacaagacacacttCATTATCATCTTATCACATATACATTATCACTCAAATAGCATACAGAGACAACCAAGTAATACTTCAAGTCACCCTATACGCTTctatagaatcatcaacataaatcatcataatgTTCATATAATTAACTAGGAAGATTCATACCTTAACTTCAAGTATACATATAGACCTTCACAATGATCACATATCAAgttaaaacatgataaaatcataattcataaagtaatgctgaCAAGGACGCATtctttcacaattcataaagtaatgtcgacaaggccacattTTTCACAAGTTTAacacataagcaccgccaccatagtGGACCATACCAAGCATCATAATTGAAATACCTATCctacacaatatagagaagGTTAggtcaacatatcaccaatccAATCTCAACAACTCCAATCcatagtcaattcaaccaacTCAATCCaaaaaggctcttaccaatagtcATAGTAACCAATTCAACCCAATACTCACAATATACAATGAACCAAGATAATACAAtatgaattcatcaatttaGGACAGCCTACATACAGTCCTAACATGGTTCTTACAGAATtcaataacctaaattaaactACACAAGAAAGCAATACCATTAAGACAAGATCAAATCATCCACAATACagtcaaaataaggaaatcGTGGTTTGCATGGTTCATGGAGTTTTTAgtctaaaatcatcaaattaacacCAATTCAATCACAATTCAttgattcaaaacattttatgcaagaacccatgaacttcaatttaaaaaaaggtcttggaaaaatacttttgaagtttggctccttaaagaaagaagattcaaggatgaaaatcATACCTTAATTCATGATAAGCCACGAAATTGAATGAGAATTCATGGAGAAACCAAGCTCCAATCTCCCTTCAagttcaatggagttctagagagttGTTCtttgggtttggggtttgatttttgaataatgaCTTGACTTGGGGTTCTAGAATTATAAAActacttaaaatacccaaaaagcCCTTAAGGAACCTCGCAAATCATTTTTAGAACACTAGGTGAAATACCTAAAATACCCAAGGCTTGAGTTAGACACCTGCAGAAAATCTCATGTGCCAATCGAGGATCTACCTGCGACTGGCAACCGTCGATTGAGTCAGAGACTCAACAAATGGGAGATTAAGCTCCCTAGTCTAAGTGTAAACCTACGCCCCAATCGACGGGGCGTTGATGGACTTACGATCCGTTGACTGCCCCTCGTTGGTTGGGGCTGTTTTTGACAGCTTTTGCACAcaagttgggtcctcctcaaagacCCTTAGGTTGGTACTTGGGGAGTCGTGCTTGGACGTTTCCAACTTAATACATTCGTATACAAGTTAGGAACATATCATATCAATTTCtaccaaaacgaacacgtaaaacatgcaaaggcacaccTAAACATACACGCATGTCTCAAGGCaaatctttcgaacgtcatggacgttcttgggcgtttgacctccaaacatcaccaaactctagacactgcctcaaaacaccattataaaccattttaagacttcaaacCTCGTGACACACGTGTTAggatctagcttcacctaaatcgttttagaggtgttacataGATCAACTTCTAATTAGACTCTTTCACAAGTAGGCCTAGTTTTATTCTACGTAGACAAATCCGCTTGCAAAAGATTGTCAACTGTCAATGCCAAAGAGAACATCGCTTCATTTCCAATAAAAATTGGTGGCATGATGGTAAGGATATTTAGGCTATTGTGGATCGAAACATGGATCCCACTTGTGTGTCAACATTGGATATGACCAATAATTATGTGTATGAAATTTCTGCTTGGATAAGAGATTCACATAATCATCCAATCTTGTTGCCCTAATTCGTAAATATCTATTGCTTAACTGCCCAATGTTTACCTCCCCATTTAGCTTGCATTGTTTCGGGATAAGTCGTCTCGAATCTTGAATATCAGGCACACATACGAAAATTTTCCTACTACAACATAGCAGATTTTCATTGATAATCATATTTACTTCTTCTTCTCTCACTATCCGCAGCTCCCCAATTGAACAAGCAATTTGTTTCGGTGGAATAGGTCTGTATTGGGGTTGAGTAGGTTTAATCTGTTTGCATAAGTCTTCTTCAAACCTCTGATCAATTGCAGTTGGCCGAGCCTCCACCGGAGGAGACTGACCAATGGCCAGCAGGGCAATGACTCCAgtgattatgaattcaagaggcAGTTTGAATAAGTCATTTTCATTGTTGATCCATTTCTGCTTACCTATTGAATGAATTATTTCGTGAAAAACATTTCACTTCATCCAAGACACACCCTAAATGAAttgttaaattctttttttttaatgttattttcctttttaaccAGAACTGCACATTATAGTGCTCTTAGATCAGTTTGAAGTCTTAACCTTAACCTTGGAGGTAATCCAAATAAATTCTTTAGAACAGACTTAGTAAACTAACATTGACCCGCAGCTCCAGACTTGGAGCCTATATAGAATTTCAGTATTTAAAAGTGATTAGTTTGAAGGAATATTTCAAGTGAAAAACGAGTAAAAAAATCTTCAACTTTCAAGTGAAGTTCAAGTCGAACACAATTTCAGCTCTCACAATCATtcctttcaacttcaaatatttattttttccaagtCCAACTCAAACATCAATCAAAAGCCTCTTAGCATGCATAAATCAAACATCTATATAGAATGCACAACAAATAAGAGAACACATGAAGAGATGATATTGCGTcctataattataatatagaaAGATTAATGATCCATTTACAGCTGCATTCAAGGAATCTTGGAGGAAAAAAATTGGGGAGTGGGAAAGGACATGCAATCCTATTTAATCTTGTCAAGCTTCTTCCTCTTAGCTTTCTCTTCCTTTCTgatcttttcttaaattcatttttacaaaCGTATATAAACCAAACATCTATATAGAATGCACAACAAATAAGAGAACACATGAAGAGATGATATTGCGtcctattattataatatagaaAGATTAATGATCCATTTACAGCTGCATTCATGAAAACTTGGAGGAAAAAAATGGGGGAGGGGGAAAGGGCATGCAATCCTATTTAATCTAGTCAAGCTTCCTCCTCTTAGCTTTCTCTTCCTTTCTgatcttttcttaaattcatttttacgAACATGTGATAAAGCTGACCCGCAGCCAACAAAATGCACTTCATTCTCAACAGATCAGTCATCATCAGACACACAGACAACATCAGTTACATAAGTAGCTCCAGCTGAGGAAGTAGGAACTCCATGTACACTATCCAGTGTTTGAAAATCAGATAGGTCCAATAAATCAAAGTCAGGGTTCACATCTGGTAAAGGTGGCATAATGCTCGGCTTGTTTGCATGAGGTTGATTCTCCACATTAAAAAGCAATTCCTGAGCAGATATAGACGGATTTCGTGTAGCAGGCAATCCACCAATATCATGCTGCGGAGGCACATTCTGAGAACTAGAAAGATCTACAGCTAACTGTGGAACCAACGGTATAGGTATCTGATGTTGCGGACATTGGGATGGGGATGGTGATGATGTTTGTAGAGAAGGTAATTGGGGAACTGAGGGTGATGATGCAGCCATGTAAGGGGACTGCGGGTGATTTTGCATACTATGAGCAAGGGTTGAAGGACTGTTGCTAGAAGACATGGATGAAAGAGTCTTGAAAGGCTGAAGATGGGGGGCTGGAGCACGGATCTCGCTAGCTACCCTAAGATTCCCAGTGGAAGGGGTAATTGCACAGATGAGAGGTGGCCTGCCAGGAGTTCCTGCAGAATGTGTTGTTGAACGACTAACAGCAACTGTCTGCTGAGTAGGTGCAGGTTGGCCAGCTAAAGATAACCCAGTAACTGGTGTACATCTTACTGTAGGCTGAGAAATACAACCAGAATGAACTGAACGATTAGAGGGGACAGAAGTCTCCTGTCTAACCTTTGCTTGGCCAGCTGAAGGCAAACTGGTGATAGAGGAAGCTCTCAAAGAAACTGGGACAGAACTTTGTTGGCTAGCTGAAGATGAACCAGTCACAGGAGAAGACCTCAAATTAGGCTGCTGGGATACCTGATGGAGATGCTGCAAATAACTAGAAGGCACAACTACAAAGAACAATAATACTTCAGTACACAAGAAAAGATCTTTTTACTTGAGAAATTACTAGCCTGAATTGTATAACCTAGCAAAGTTGCAAATATTAGCACCATCTTTCTATCACCATGATGATATATGTAATGGGAGACCCCTATAAGGAAATTAAAAATGTACTCCAAGTAAAATCTGGACGCAACTGTCCGTTCAAAATTATGACAAGAAAAGTTGACTACTCTTTGGAAATGTATAACCAACATTAATTGCATACCTTGACGCATGCCTGAGAACCCCGAAGGTTTAAGATTCATGCATTTGCATCTAAAAGCATCTGCCAAGAGCTTATTCATGAGAACTTTGATCTGATTAACATCAAGTTCTTTCTTCTTCCTAAGAAATGCTGCCTCAGCTTCCTGAAGTTTATGATCATATTTCTTACGGATTTGGGCAATCATTTCCTCTATCTCCTTCTCGCAATCAGATCTCAGACGCAATTTCTGTTAAAAAAAGAGAACAACTTTAAGAAAGAAAGGACAAGGAGCAAAgaatcaagaaaaacaaaattggAACTAACCATGTCCTCAAGTATCTTGGTGCTttgttctctttctttatttatcCTTTCCCAATCTTTGTGCAGAGGATCAGCATTGAAAGGAAGAGTAGAATTCCAAGTGGCCATCTGATGGTCAGGATGAACTGGTATATTCCTGGGTCCTTGAACAACAGCAGCATAACTGTTACGTTGCAGGACTGCTTGACTAGGAAGCTCAGTGGAACCTGGCACTTGAACTGGAGTTCCAATATTATGGGAAGATGCACCATGTTCTGAAATCGGTCGAGGATCCACTCTACTGACTTCTGAGAAATTCTCAACATCAACAGATTGATCCTCGTCCGAATTACCATCTGCCTGTAAAGGTTCCATCGTCTCCCCATCCAAATGATGAGAAGATCCAAGGTTTGGCATAAAGCTCCTTCCATCATTATGGGTATCATGCATAATGTCGCTCAGTGGATCGTGAGCAGCAAGCAGAAAACCATCAGAAGCTGGCTGCTGTTGCTCAGAACTACTAATTAACGCAGCATCAGAACTGATGGTTCCATACTGCCCGGCATCAACTTCCAATTGTGTTCCCCTCTGATTTTCTGGAAGTGGCATCTCATGAGAGAGATTATCTCCTGAAGACTGCAAACATTCAAACTGATTTAGCTGATCCAGTTTAAGTGCAAAATCATCATACAGAACACCCAATGTTTTTCCACAATATATCAGGAAAAAATCATGTGTTTTTTCGAGGGTAGAACTGCAAGTCACCGAACATATTGGTACAAGTTACCTAATCTACAGCTTGTAACAAAACTAAGAGACAACTTGTCAATTACTAGCTCAAAATGATCTAAACAGAGCATGTCTTTGCAATTTGAGACATTTTTTACTTTTCCTAGGAAGATCACATATACCTGTGCCCAGATTCTGCACCCAGATGTTCTACACAATAACACAATAATACAAACACCATATAAATTTCGAACAAAGGCCACTTACTTGATTTTGAGCTAAAGAACCATCATCAGAACAAAGAACTGCTTCTACCGAAGGCAAGTCAACTACCAATTTCAGAGGAGAAATTGGGTTTGTATCAGTGGATCGAACTGCATCTCTCGGGTCATCTTTATCACTTTGCATATGAGAATTATTTTCCAGACTATCATGTTCCGTATTCAATTCCTTAGTAACATTTACTTCTAAATTATCATTCCCCAGAACAACATCAAAACCCAGTCCAGATACCTCTGACAAATGTTCTCTAGGCGGATCCCCTAATAGAACCTCAGTATGTTCTTCATGAGGCAGAGGAAACACAGAAACAATTTCTGCTGAACTGCCACCTGAATCACCCACTTCATTAGGCCGCTTGGATCTAGCAACCAATGCTCCAGTGCTAGAAGTGATTTCAACTTGCTCCTCAGCTGCTGTCATAGTTAAAACATTTGAACCTTCAATGGGAAGAATATTCGACACATTGGAAGTAGATGCAGGTACATCTGGATCACCTACTTCAATAGCTTGCTTAGAACTAGCACTTAATGCTCCAATTTCCTCTGAACTACCACCAAAATCACCTACTTCATTGGGCTGGTTGGATTTAGCAACCAATGCACCAACTGTGGACGCGATCTCAAGTTGCTTTTCCATTGCTGGCGTTGTTAAAACATTTGATGTTTCAACAGGAAGAATATTTGACTCATTGGAAGTAGATGCTGGTAGATCTGGATAATCTACTTCATTGGGCTTCTTGGATCTAGCACCCAGTGCTCCAATTCCCTCTGAACTATAACATAAATCACCTCCTTCATTAGGCCCTAGCTGATTGGATTTAGCAACCAACACTTCAGCCGTGGACACAATCTCAACTTGCTCCTCCATTGCTGGCATTGTTAAAACATTTGTCGCTTCTATAGGAAGAATATTCAACTCATCATAAGTAGATGAAGGTACATCTGGATCACCCACTTCATAAGACCCCTTGGATATAGTAACCAATCCTCCATCGACAGACTTGACCCCAGATTGGTCCTCTGTTGCTGGAGTTGTTAAAACACTTGTAGaatcaataggaagaatatcCGACTCATCAGAAGTAGATGGAGGTACATCAGACCGCGTGTTATCCAAAATTTTACCTGCATTCAGTTCCTTAACATGATGTCCAGTTACAGGGTGAACAGTCTTGGGAGAATTGAGTGAGACATTTACATTTTCCTGAGAGCACCCTATCCCATCTATCGGATGAGATCCAACACCCCTAAAGGAATTTGCTTCGGCCAACCACAAAGAAGCCTTTTGCCTTTCCTTGTTCTTCATAGCAGAGTGTTCTACCTCAAGCTCGTTAAGTTTCTGGTCCTTGTTGTATTTGAGCTCTtgcatttttcttgaaaattcagTTTctgcatctttttttttatccttcattACAGCAGTGTTACCACGTACAGTCCGAAGAACAGCAACCTGCAATCTGTAATCCTGCACAAgctcttccttcttcttttccCATATTTTCTGGAACTCCTCAATTTCCTCCTTTTGCTTTTGTACCAGGTTTGACATTCGCCTCTCACATCTACACTGGACTTCCTTAATGAAAGTTTCCCGTTCAATATCCACAAGTTCTTTTTTAGGTGTCACAATGCATTCCCCGTGTAACTTTTTACCTTGCAATCTTTCTTCCATTTCCTTTAGCACATTCAGCTGGGGAGATTCCACAACTTGTGACATGCTTCCTGTTGATGGCTTTTCTGCAACGGTTCTGGTAGCTAATAAAGAACACTTAGAAGAACTTGAAGCATTATTATTTTGATCCAACTGTTGCAGGAATAACTTTTTCAAGGAACGGATCTTCAGACAGACATTGTTTGTCTCTTCTTCAGTGCATCCAAATTGTAAGTACTGCTTGGCTAGCAAGAATGTCTCCTCTTTGTCAATCTTTTGCTTTAAGATTGAAGCTGCAACCCAACACTGAGAAATCACAGTAAATGTCAAACAACAAGAATCACAGCGACAGGAAGGATGATTTTTCTAGAAGCAAGAAGCACACTAAGCGTAGTTTGGTGTAGAGACAAGGTGCATAGATTAATAACGCAGGGATTGTGGATTAAGATGTGTACTGTTTTTTGTTATGCAGGTATTAAGATGTGTATTGCTTACTTATacaaaatgatgaaatattttaatacatgttGCTTACTTTGGACATATAAGGagtgttttaataatttaatctgtgTAATACTAATCCTTGTATTCCTATTCCAACTTTTCTCcgacataaaataataaagggaAAAAAGGCTCAAATATGTCATTGAACTTTCATAAAAAGCTCATTTAGGTCATCCATTAGAAATTTGGCTCATCTATGTCTTCGTTTGACAAAAGGCACATTAATGCCATTATTTGCTCACTGAAATAGCATAgatgagccaaacttttaacgAATGGCATAGATGAGCCTTTTCTCAAAGTTTGATGGCATATTTGAAcctttttcctttaaaaaaaagattaattaatGATGTGGCCGAATCATAATGAACCACATGTCAAAAAAATGTCAGCAAAATCGATATATTTTTTCAGTTAACAAATAGTGGCATGGATGAGCCTTTTCTCAAATGGAAATGGCGTAgatgagccaaacttttaaaGGAAGGGCATAAAAGAGTCATTTCTCAAAGTTCGATGGCATGTTAGAGTCTTTTCCCAATACAATAATCCTACATATCTTAAGCATATAATTATGTAGGAAACAAAAACGCCaatcaaacaatatattattatttactgTTTTTCATAATCATGGTGACCTAGTCAGCTTGAGAACCTAGACTAATTCCATTGGCAGCTTGCTACCTCCCGCCCACATAGATATCGGGTCACTAAAGCTTGGATAGGTGGTAAGGATCCACCTAGTGTTTTTAGCTTGAGATTATTCACTTTCGGTGCCGCACCCGTGTCGACACATCATGGGTGTGGGATCCGTAACAATTTGGTCAACCAGTTTTGGATACTTTGACCAAATTCGAGGGAGAGATTTTGGACAGATTTAATGATTTCTGTAATCAAAACCttccttttatatataaattgaaattgatgaaaatagAATACcttaaacatataatattttgttgTCAATCCCTTTCCTTTTATCTCTTCCAAGATTTTCCTCTTGATCATGATTTTCTCCTCCGAGTTCTCTTCATAATATCTCAAAATTTAGGTTGTATAACTCTGTTTTAGCCAAATCCCCGCACCCGTATCCAGACATGGATCCATATCAccaaatcttaaaatttagtGCATAGAGGATCCGTCCTCTAGATCCACACCCATATCGGACACCAGCACCCGAGTCCAAGCAACTTAGCTTTTCTTATcaactttaaattaataaaaggcTCTTAAATATAAGATATTGAGCtacatcaaatttaaaaaataatatcttctttttttggatTCCTAATTACTATGACTTGATAATTGTTTACTTGAACTATTATGATAGTCAATGAAGAGAAGAATTGATTCCaccaacaaataattttttaaaaaaagatgcgAGCAGAAAGGATGAGCAGTGGAGACAAAAAGATACTGACCAGAGATAACTGGAAAGCTTGTAAAATTGTTGCAGGTTCCCTACTAACACGATGATTCTCCATCACATATTCCAGAAACTTACCCACTGTATGTTTGACAGCATCCTGCATTTAAATGTTGGTCAAATGGCCAGCAAGCCAAGAGCGAGACATAATACCTAGGCTAACATATTATTTAGGTATATTATAGTAGACAGTTCTCGCAAATAGGAAATGCCACAAGTATGTCAATCATTccagaaaaatcattttttaaatttacataGAGGGTAATACCAAGTAGGGTTGAAGCCTGGTTCACACAAACAATTAGCAGTAAGAAATTTGGTAGGGATCAGAACCTGGTTATTACTATTAAAATTTGTAGATGCTAAAACAATTCCCAATAAACCACTGTTGTAACAATTGAATTACAGGATGAGATGGAGCATTAAAGCAAACAAGATGGCACactattaaataagaaaaaaaaaacaattatgaaTCAATAGCATACACAGAGAAAAGAACCAGGTTGAAAGGCCTCCAATAGAACGATGAGAAATCAAAGGCACTTTGTAAAACTAGCAGCAAACCATAAGAAATGTCTATAAAAGGTAAGGATGAAAGAGAAAATGCTCTCCCACATGAATTTCGAGGTCAGCCAACTTTCAACCTAAAGTCACGTCCAAGGGATCTGTTTCTGGCAACCATGGTCGGAACTGTATCAATGAGGGATAACACTATAACACGAGTTTCAAGTCTTATGAAATCATCAAACCTAAAGAAGGAGCAGATACATGATAGAGTGGACTGAACGCAGCAGGAATTTAACAAGGAGAGTGAAGATTAGCATTGAAGTGCTGAGATGGCTGAGATCAGTATTTATTGAGGCATCAAACATCCAAGGGAAGTCTGTTAAAAGATGAAATGTAAAGTACCTCTATTCAGAGTTCTTTTGTACCCttaaatacaattaaaatgGCAAATACGTCAGTTCTAATTGAAGGACAAAACAAAGCAGTCACTATTACACCGGAATCTTCATACAGAGGGGGATGGGGAAACATTgcttataaaatagaaaaacacCTATGAGCCTACAACAGAGCAGAAAGTACAATTAAACAAAG
Proteins encoded in this region:
- the LOC101255404 gene encoding helicase protein MOM1-like isoform X8; this translates as MPLSNRRCCSTEKSVALPAENGSGVSKNGCTVGEISGDSGRLPESCSVPGNNLHIAGLTCSTSTDGDIILKSGELGTGNCPETHNDTCDLAEVFPPPLGDLEKLGYSGACASCSRQIRLNHDSAEEELCSCAGTGRVSSNLSSLEDGVCSEAAILLDSGERCNIQLNEALSVSQRGSDERMCAICKQAGKILICDGRGCKRCYHLSCLDPPLDDFPPGAWHCTLCVKKKIESGVHSVTEGVESILDVREVEVADAKGTHRQKQYLVKYHGLAHAHNHWVAEAQLLIDAPLLIANYNHKNQDVRWISEWTVPHRLLKKRSLMLSKLHGPEAGENNKCLFEWLVKWKGLGYEYATWELGNSNLLNSQHGESLIEDFNIRRKKAKRRIDKNQKGQLVKLSTLPAGGSLITDSNLLNNVNKLRECWFKCQNTTVVDDKDRIMKMVLFILSLSDVCCPFLIVTTSSSLPQWEAEFTRLAPSIDVVVYSGSRDYRRRIKSLEFYDEGGFMMLQVLLSSLEFAIEDVEILRSLSWEVTIIDDCQNVGISGHVEQIKMLATGVRVLLFNGPMKITSSEYLNLLSLLECKIGVDKTGGLESDFNEHLGKLKRVTKVTAPCSKPESSKFVEYWVPVQISDLQLEQYCATLLTNSTALRTFTKSDPVGTLRDILLSVRKCCDHPYILDPLLQPFNKGLSPAEMLEVGIKASGKLQFLDKMLTELRLRQHRVVVLFQSIVGSGSGASIGDILDDFLRQRFGEDSYERVETGVVMSKRQASLHRFNNKESGRFVLLLENRVCNSSIKLPSVDNVIIYDSETNPANDLRQLQKLSIDSESKYISVFRLYSCFTVEERALVLAKQDINHDSNLHSVSRSPNNSLMWGASNLFSRLDEYHTGGIPTTISNNSSGQLLLNDIISEFSAIISKSSDNKDTCHSIISKVQMSTGTYSASIPLLGEKKMELKIGVEPQVFWRGLFEGRNPEWRNLSRATPRNRKRVQYFDESPDPPNGDDEAGKKRRKVVNHSVDAIPGHPSPGRGEVAASKGGAHENDDIGGEHVSRSPSHLLHEAKPVRPEEGRMLYNEQKSLHVHLKAEFAKLFEVLKLSDAVKHTVGKFLEYVMENHRVSREPATILQAFQLSLCWVAASILKQKIDKEETFLLAKQYLQFGCTEEETNNVCLKIRSLKKLFLQQLDQNNNASSSSKCSLLATRTVAEKPSTGSMSQVVESPQLNVLKEMEERLQGKKLHGECIVTPKKELVDIERETFIKEVQCRCERRMSNLVQKQKEEIEEFQKIWEKKKEELVQDYRLQVAVLRTVRGNTAVMKDKKKDAETEFSRKMQELKYNKDQKLNELEVEHSAMKNKERQKASLWLAEANSFRGVGSHPIDGIGCSQENVNVSLNSPKTVHPVTGHHVKELNAGKILDNTRSDVPPSTSDESDILPIDSTSVLTTPATEDQSGVKSVDGGLVTISKGSYEVGDPDVPSSTYDELNILPIEATNVLTMPAMEEQVEIVSTAEVLVAKSNQLGPNEGGDLCYSSEGIGALGARSKKPNEVDYPDLPASTSNESNILPVETSNVLTTPAMEKQLEIASTVGALVAKSNQPNEVGDFGGSSEEIGALSASSKQAIEVGDPDVPASTSNVSNILPIEGSNVLTMTAAEEQVEITSSTGALVARSKRPNEVGDSGGSSAEIVSVFPLPHEEHTEVLLGDPPREHLSEVSGLGFDVVLGNDNLEVNVTKELNTEHDSLENNSHMQSDKDDPRDAVRSTDTNPISPLKLVVDLPSVEAVLCSDDGSLAQNQSSGDNLSHEMPLPENQRGTQLEVDAGQYGTISSDAALISSSEQQQPASDGFLLAAHDPLSDIMHDTHNDGRSFMPNLGSSHHLDGETMEPLQADGNSDEDQSVDVENFSEVSRVDPRPISEHGASSHNIGTPVQVPGSTELPSQAVLQRNSYAAVVQGPRNIPVHPDHQMATWNSTLPFNADPLHKDWERINKEREQSTKILEDMKLRLRSDCEKEIEEMIAQIRKKYDHKLQEAEAAFLRKKKELDVNQIKVLMNKLLADAFRCKCMNLKPSGFSGMRQVVPSSYLQHLHQVSQQPNLRSSPVTGSSSASQQSSVPVSLRASSITSLPSAGQAKVRQETSVPSNRSVHSGCISQPTVRCTPVTGLSLAGQPAPTQQTVAVSRSTTHSAGTPGRPPLICAITPSTGNLRVASEIRAPAPHLQPFKTLSSMSSSNSPSTLAHSMQNHPQSPYMAASSPSVPQLPSLQTSSPSPSQCPQHQIPIPLVPQLAVDLSSSQNVPPQHDIGGLPATRNPSISAQELLFNVENQPHANKPSIMPPLPDVNPDFDLLDLSDFQTLDSVHGVPTSSAGATYVTDVVCVSDDD